The following coding sequences lie in one Microbacterium sp. XT11 genomic window:
- a CDS encoding aminoglycoside phosphotransferase family protein — protein sequence MADAPAAERTLDEDGVRRLLRRWAPRLAELSLTHVGDGWDNAIWRLGDDLSVRIPRRQAAAPLIEHEQRALPILAPLLRPADVEVPAPVVAGLPSDEFPWPWSVTPWFHGSTALACATAENRAWAAALAHALVHLHVTAPDDAPRNPVRGVPLALRDAAQRSRLTGLGAPPHLQEAWDAGLAVPPTSEGVWIHGDLHPGNIVVCDGRLRALVDFGDVTRGDPAYDLASAWMLFDADGRSEFRAATGDRYDEHTWTRARAWASYIATTLLTLSDDRPEYRAAGDRTSAHLAEG from the coding sequence ATGGCGGACGCTCCGGCCGCCGAACGCACCCTCGACGAGGACGGCGTTCGGCGGCTTCTTCGCCGGTGGGCACCACGGCTCGCCGAGCTGTCGCTCACGCACGTCGGCGACGGCTGGGACAACGCCATCTGGCGACTGGGCGACGACCTTTCCGTGAGGATTCCGCGTCGACAGGCGGCCGCACCCCTCATCGAGCACGAACAGCGTGCCCTGCCGATCCTGGCGCCCCTGCTCCGCCCCGCGGACGTCGAGGTGCCCGCCCCCGTGGTCGCCGGCCTCCCGAGCGACGAGTTCCCCTGGCCATGGTCGGTCACGCCATGGTTCCACGGCTCGACGGCCCTCGCCTGCGCAACCGCCGAGAATCGTGCGTGGGCCGCCGCTCTCGCACACGCCCTGGTTCACCTGCACGTGACCGCGCCGGACGATGCGCCGCGCAACCCGGTGCGCGGGGTCCCGCTCGCGCTCAGGGACGCCGCGCAGCGGTCTCGCCTGACCGGCCTCGGTGCCCCTCCACACCTGCAGGAGGCGTGGGACGCGGGTCTCGCCGTGCCGCCGACCTCCGAGGGCGTATGGATCCATGGCGATCTGCACCCAGGCAACATCGTCGTGTGCGACGGTCGCCTGCGAGCGCTCGTCGACTTCGGCGACGTCACGCGCGGCGATCCGGCCTACGACCTGGCCTCGGCGTGGATGCTCTTCGATGCGGACGGGCGATCCGAGTTCCGCGCTGCGACCGGCGACCGATACGACGAACACACCTGGACCCGCGCCAGGGCGTGGGCGTCGTACATCGCCACGACGCTGCTCACCCTGAGCGACGACCGGCCCGAGTACCGCGCGGCCGGCGACCGCACGTCAGCGCATCTCGCGGAGGGCTGA
- a CDS encoding helix-turn-helix domain-containing protein has protein sequence MEEISVITAVHHPLRRRIYDYLLLYGTSQVTAIARALDSQVGSVSHHLRMLERAGIVERAEDPTGDRRTSWWALARRGLSWSVEDFADPPADALLAREAQRQGIRMQIERLQRWHRRRGDPAVAAYDASNTETTAWASPDELRDLSDRVVALIREWQSSIDLGDGQQRMPVFFFAHAFPTEP, from the coding sequence GTGGAAGAGATCTCCGTCATCACCGCCGTGCACCATCCCTTGCGGCGTCGCATCTACGACTACTTGCTCCTGTACGGCACGTCGCAGGTCACCGCGATCGCACGGGCGCTCGACAGTCAGGTGGGCAGCGTCAGCCACCATCTGCGGATGCTCGAGCGAGCCGGCATCGTCGAACGGGCCGAGGATCCGACGGGCGATCGGCGCACGAGCTGGTGGGCGCTCGCCCGCCGGGGCCTGAGCTGGTCGGTGGAGGACTTCGCCGACCCCCCCGCCGATGCCCTGCTGGCCAGGGAGGCGCAGCGGCAGGGCATCCGCATGCAGATCGAGCGGCTCCAACGCTGGCATCGTCGCCGCGGAGATCCCGCGGTCGCCGCGTACGACGCCTCGAACACCGAGACGACGGCGTGGGCCTCCCCCGATGAGTTGCGCGACCTCTCCGATCGCGTGGTGGCGCTGATCCGGGAGTGGCAATCGTCGATCGATCTGGGCGACGGGCAGCAACGCATGCCCGTCTTCTTCTTCGCCCACGCCTTCCCCACGGAGCCGTGA
- a CDS encoding DNA topoisomerase IB produces MARLARVVPGKDRGYRRMRSGSGFRYVDQDNVPVAGADRERIRDLVIPPAWTDVWIAADPLAHIQAVGTDEAGRRQYLYHPLWRAGRDRRKFARALDLAAALPHARARVTRGLRSEGLTRERVLAAAFRLLDDAALRVGSERYLVRHGSRGLTTLHRRDVRIDGDEVALSFPAKSGRRAEIEITDAGLAETLSELAVGSPRAPLLAYRRGRRRVKITPAEVNDYLREVTGGVFTAKDFRTLHGTILAADALARIGPLDTQAERDRAERLAVQATASALGNTTAVARGSYIDPRVFRQYARGRTLELDVAPETAIRRLLRGGITGERRPARPGGRSRRDDSRERRREARTIRKARPRGGRRRGRARESV; encoded by the coding sequence ATGGCTCGCCTCGCACGCGTGGTACCCGGCAAGGACCGCGGTTACCGCCGGATGCGTTCCGGCTCCGGGTTTCGCTATGTCGACCAGGACAACGTCCCCGTGGCTGGTGCCGACCGCGAGCGGATCCGCGACCTCGTCATCCCTCCCGCGTGGACCGACGTGTGGATCGCGGCTGACCCGCTCGCGCACATCCAGGCCGTGGGCACGGATGAGGCGGGACGCCGGCAGTACCTCTACCACCCGCTGTGGCGCGCCGGCCGCGATCGCCGCAAGTTCGCGCGTGCACTCGACCTGGCGGCCGCGTTGCCCCATGCCCGTGCTCGCGTCACCCGGGGACTGCGGAGCGAAGGGTTGACGCGCGAGCGCGTGCTCGCGGCGGCCTTCCGGCTGCTTGACGACGCAGCGCTCCGCGTCGGGTCGGAACGGTACCTGGTGCGCCACGGCAGTCGTGGGCTCACCACGTTGCACCGGCGCGATGTCCGCATCGACGGAGATGAGGTCGCACTCTCGTTCCCGGCCAAGAGCGGTCGTCGCGCGGAGATCGAGATCACGGACGCCGGCCTGGCCGAGACGCTCTCGGAACTCGCAGTCGGCTCCCCGCGAGCCCCCTTGCTGGCGTACCGGAGGGGGCGGCGCCGGGTGAAGATCACCCCGGCGGAGGTGAACGACTATCTGCGCGAGGTCACCGGGGGAGTGTTCACGGCGAAGGACTTCCGTACCCTGCACGGCACGATCCTCGCCGCGGACGCCCTCGCGCGCATCGGACCGCTCGACACGCAGGCCGAGCGCGACCGGGCCGAGCGTCTCGCCGTGCAGGCCACGGCATCCGCACTCGGGAACACGACGGCGGTGGCGAGGGGCAGCTACATCGACCCCCGCGTGTTCCGGCAGTATGCGCGCGGCCGGACTCTCGAGCTCGACGTGGCACCCGAGACCGCCATCCGACGGCTTCTCCGGGGAGGGATCACCGGAGAGCGGCGGCCCGCCAGGCCGGGCGGACGTTCGCGCAGGGACGACTCACGAGAACGCCGGCGCGAAGCGCGGACGATCCGGAAGGCGCGGCCGAGAGGCGGGCGACGCCGTGGGCGCGCACGGGAGTCCGTGTGA
- the pepN gene encoding aminopeptidase N, producing MDTANLTREETAARSAAVSVRSIRVELDLTGAPERARTGFPTTTTLDFDATASETWLDFIGESVDRVVLNGQDVPVEYDGARVVLRGLGAANTVTVHATASYSRSGEGLHRFHDPADGETYLYTQYEPADSRRVMACFEQPDIKAAYTFVVDAPAGWEVLSNQVPAAVDRGLGVQRVEFAPTLPISSYITSVAAGPYVRIDGRWERGEQSVDLGLFARRSLAQHLEAEEILEITRQGLDFFDEVFAFPYPWGKYDQIFVPEYNLGAMENPGLVTFTEAYVSRGAATDAQRAARANTILHEMAHMWFGDLVTMKWWDDLWLKESFADYMGAHASAAATRFRDAWVKFAASRKAWAYQQDQLPTTHPIVADIVDLEAAKLNFDGITYAKGAAVLKQLVAFVGDEAFFEGARRYFAANAFGNTTLEDFLVQLSDVSGRDMTAWSRSWLETTGVSTLSLVHDAEAGEWMLHQTDPRPHRLRIGLYRRDGQRIVRRDQISLDISDERTPITLDDADLVLVNDDDLTYAKTRLDDRSLTTVEESLSDIDDELARALVWSSLWNATRDGELDATRYLAIVRRHAPREANIGLLSGVLPNAAFALRHYVADARREAEQRAWAETTWHALNGADPGSDAQLSWARALATASAFDDVRHEEVRSLLEGRAPEGLVVDPDLRWQLLTALVSTGHASALDVTAELERDDTGSGRTAARRALASRPDRDVRAAAWDAAWNDLTLSNDHLDAEIGGFRAGGRRDLIAEFDGEYFRRILEAWQTRSIELAQRLVVGLFPASDSVAQVDKWLAENESAPAALRRIVVEQRDHLARDLRVRAAQN from the coding sequence ATGGACACCGCCAACCTGACTCGCGAGGAGACCGCGGCGCGATCCGCGGCGGTCTCCGTTCGCAGCATCCGCGTCGAACTCGACCTCACCGGAGCACCGGAACGGGCCCGCACGGGATTCCCGACGACGACCACGCTCGACTTCGACGCGACGGCGTCCGAGACCTGGCTCGACTTCATCGGTGAATCGGTCGACCGCGTCGTGCTGAACGGCCAGGACGTGCCCGTGGAGTACGACGGGGCCAGGGTCGTCCTCCGCGGACTCGGCGCCGCCAACACCGTGACCGTTCATGCGACGGCCTCCTACAGCCGATCGGGCGAGGGCCTCCACCGCTTCCACGATCCGGCCGACGGCGAGACCTACCTCTACACGCAGTACGAGCCGGCGGACTCACGGCGCGTCATGGCGTGCTTCGAGCAGCCGGACATCAAGGCCGCATACACGTTCGTCGTCGACGCGCCGGCGGGGTGGGAGGTCCTGTCCAACCAGGTGCCCGCTGCCGTCGATCGCGGTCTCGGCGTGCAGCGCGTCGAGTTCGCCCCCACCCTCCCGATCTCCAGCTACATCACCTCGGTCGCGGCGGGTCCGTACGTCCGCATCGACGGACGCTGGGAGCGCGGAGAGCAGAGCGTCGACCTGGGGCTCTTCGCGCGGCGCTCGCTCGCGCAGCATCTGGAAGCCGAGGAGATCCTCGAGATCACGCGGCAGGGTCTCGACTTCTTCGACGAGGTCTTCGCGTTCCCGTATCCCTGGGGAAAGTACGACCAGATCTTCGTTCCGGAGTACAACCTCGGCGCCATGGAGAACCCCGGTCTCGTGACGTTCACCGAGGCGTATGTGTCGCGCGGCGCGGCCACCGATGCGCAGCGCGCGGCCCGGGCCAACACGATCCTGCACGAGATGGCGCACATGTGGTTCGGCGACCTCGTCACCATGAAGTGGTGGGACGATCTGTGGCTCAAGGAGTCCTTCGCCGATTACATGGGGGCGCACGCGTCGGCCGCAGCGACGCGGTTCCGCGACGCGTGGGTCAAGTTCGCCGCGAGCCGCAAGGCCTGGGCCTACCAGCAGGACCAGTTGCCGACGACCCATCCGATCGTCGCGGACATCGTCGACCTCGAGGCAGCGAAACTGAACTTCGACGGCATCACCTACGCTAAGGGAGCGGCCGTGCTCAAGCAGCTGGTCGCGTTCGTCGGCGACGAGGCGTTCTTCGAGGGAGCGCGACGGTACTTCGCCGCGAACGCCTTCGGCAATACGACGCTCGAGGACTTCCTCGTTCAGCTCAGCGATGTGTCGGGCCGGGACATGACCGCGTGGTCGCGGTCATGGTTGGAGACGACCGGTGTCTCCACGCTCTCGCTCGTCCATGACGCCGAGGCAGGGGAGTGGATGCTGCACCAGACCGACCCGCGACCGCATCGGCTGCGCATCGGGCTCTACCGGCGCGACGGGCAGCGGATCGTGCGGCGCGATCAGATCTCCCTCGACATCTCCGACGAGCGCACTCCCATCACGCTCGACGACGCCGACCTGGTTCTCGTGAACGACGACGACCTCACGTACGCCAAGACGCGTCTGGATGACCGTTCGCTCACCACGGTCGAGGAGTCGCTGTCGGACATCGACGATGAGCTCGCGCGCGCCCTCGTGTGGTCGTCGCTGTGGAATGCCACGCGCGACGGCGAGCTCGATGCGACGCGCTACCTCGCGATCGTTCGGCGGCACGCTCCTCGCGAGGCGAATATCGGGCTGCTCTCCGGCGTGCTGCCGAACGCCGCCTTCGCGCTCCGGCACTACGTGGCTGACGCGCGTCGCGAGGCCGAGCAGCGGGCCTGGGCCGAGACGACCTGGCACGCGCTGAACGGCGCCGACCCGGGAAGCGATGCGCAGCTCTCCTGGGCGCGTGCCCTCGCCACGGCCTCGGCGTTCGATGACGTGCGCCATGAGGAGGTGCGCTCTCTCCTCGAGGGCAGGGCGCCCGAGGGCCTCGTCGTCGACCCGGACCTGCGGTGGCAGCTGCTGACGGCTCTCGTGTCGACCGGGCATGCGTCCGCGCTCGATGTCACCGCGGAGCTCGAGCGCGACGACACGGGCTCTGGACGGACCGCGGCCCGGCGCGCCCTGGCCTCGCGCCCCGACCGTGACGTTCGCGCCGCGGCCTGGGACGCCGCGTGGAACGATCTGACGCTCAGCAACGATCATCTTGATGCGGAGATCGGCGGCTTCCGCGCCGGCGGGCGGCGAGACCTCATCGCCGAGTTCGACGGGGAGTACTTCCGGCGCATCCTCGAGGCCTGGCAGACGCGCAGCATCGAGCTGGCGCAGCGGCTGGTCGTCGGGTTGTTCCCCGCGTCGGATTCCGTCGCGCAGGTCGACAAGTGGCTCGCGGAGAACGAAAGCGCTCCTGCGGCTCTTCGGCGGATCGTCGTCGAACAGCGCGATCACCTCGCCCGTGACCTGCGTGTCCGAGCGGCGCAGAACTGA
- a CDS encoding MarR family winged helix-turn-helix transcriptional regulator: MSREQDSGTILRSLVAITRRGLVDARFGDAPLSITDQSIVMAIAEQPGIRSIDIARMFRLNRSTVSRQLAGLIALGIVCDAPSDAGRGRPLALTDAGLEAYRGTLGALRRVITDQLAEWSDDEVSRFAHDLQRFERGHGER, translated from the coding sequence ATGAGCAGAGAGCAGGACAGCGGGACGATCCTCCGCTCCCTCGTGGCGATCACACGCCGGGGCCTGGTCGATGCCCGGTTCGGTGATGCGCCGCTGTCGATCACTGACCAATCGATCGTGATGGCCATCGCCGAACAGCCCGGAATCCGCTCGATCGACATCGCTCGGATGTTCCGGCTCAACCGATCGACCGTCTCGCGGCAGCTCGCCGGGCTCATCGCGCTCGGGATCGTCTGCGACGCGCCATCGGATGCCGGGCGCGGGCGCCCTCTGGCGCTCACAGACGCCGGCCTCGAGGCGTATCGCGGCACGCTCGGAGCCCTGCGCCGCGTCATCACCGACCAGCTGGCGGAGTGGAGCGACGACGAAGTGTCGCGGTTCGCGCACGACCTGCAGAGATTCGAACGGGGACACGGCGAACGCTGA
- a CDS encoding DUF4349 domain-containing protein, which yields MNDKIDLTGETDQPDLPELSDATVARIESAVFAEIARDRAGTTERADLRRTRRRRWFTAAGIAAAFVAGVLVTPPLLGTLGGSVTATSGGSVVDSSTAESSGVAPLTDSAESTDTARGGQSAAYSPESGRDIIATANATIEVADVSKAADEIAALAEAHGGYVESTEIGKSSPADAATSTSPAPADPGYGWISIRVPSADLTAVIDDLSDSGEVLSSSISKQDVTSTAVDLRARVEATRASVQRLTELMSQSGSVSELIEAEVALTDRQAQLESYEQQLTMLEDQVAMSTLQVQLTRPTPQASADPAGFGDGLLAGWNGLIVSLNALVVALGFVLPWLAIAAVVFIAVWIIRRVRRRRRAAAEQTPDSE from the coding sequence ATGAACGACAAGATCGATCTGACGGGCGAGACGGATCAGCCCGACCTGCCCGAGCTCTCGGACGCGACGGTCGCGCGGATCGAGTCGGCGGTCTTCGCCGAGATCGCGCGCGATCGGGCCGGCACCACGGAGAGAGCCGACCTGCGCCGCACGAGGAGACGTCGGTGGTTCACGGCTGCGGGCATCGCCGCCGCGTTCGTCGCCGGCGTGCTCGTGACCCCTCCCCTCCTCGGCACGCTCGGCGGATCGGTGACGGCCACCTCCGGCGGAAGCGTGGTCGACAGCAGCACCGCGGAGTCATCCGGCGTCGCGCCGTTGACGGACTCAGCTGAGAGCACCGACACCGCACGCGGCGGACAGTCCGCAGCCTATTCGCCGGAGAGCGGCCGCGACATCATCGCGACGGCCAACGCCACGATCGAGGTCGCCGACGTGTCGAAGGCCGCCGACGAGATCGCTGCGCTGGCGGAGGCGCACGGAGGGTACGTGGAGAGCACCGAGATCGGGAAGTCCTCGCCCGCCGACGCGGCGACATCCACGTCTCCGGCACCGGCTGATCCGGGCTACGGGTGGATCAGCATCCGGGTCCCCTCCGCCGACCTCACCGCCGTGATCGACGACCTCAGCGACTCAGGAGAAGTGCTGTCGTCGTCGATCTCCAAGCAGGACGTGACCTCCACCGCCGTCGACCTGCGCGCCCGCGTCGAGGCGACGAGGGCTTCCGTGCAGCGGCTGACCGAACTGATGTCGCAATCGGGCTCGGTGTCGGAGCTCATCGAGGCCGAGGTGGCGCTCACCGACAGGCAGGCGCAGCTGGAGTCGTACGAGCAACAGCTCACCATGCTCGAGGATCAGGTGGCGATGTCGACGCTGCAGGTTCAGCTCACCCGCCCCACGCCCCAGGCCTCGGCCGATCCCGCGGGATTCGGCGACGGCCTTCTCGCCGGCTGGAACGGGCTGATCGTGTCGCTGAATGCCCTGGTCGTCGCGCTCGGCTTCGTTCTGCCGTGGCTCGCGATCGCCGCAGTGGTGTTCATCGCCGTCTGGATCATCCGACGCGTGCGTCGTCGCCGGCGGGCCGCCGCGGAGCAGACGCCCGACTCGGAGTGA
- a CDS encoding acyltransferase family protein produces MSRVAIGSTQRSLPAGRDLTLDLTRVACVILVVFVHILFTGVGRSDDGSLLIERTVEQQPWFTAASWIANIMPLFFVVGGYAARAGWRSAATRGDSADTFIRVRLARLARPAVPLLVFFTAALGIARALHVDRELVDTVAIGVGSPLWFLAAYMIVQAAAPAMIRMHQRFGAMVLAALLVAALAVDAFRFLVVGGLLGVEPLPPTGYGVGQELFGIPNIVFVWLFAQQVGFFLFDGWFARRSRWQLLSMVTVGYAALWALVSAGGYSWSMLGNQWPPTAPMAVLAVVQASALTLLHRPLTALMRTRVAQGLVYVVGSRLMTVYLWHLPLIMVLTGVELVLPVPMPAPGGATWWWTRPLFLIAVLGAVWVLSLWLGRYEQAPPPGPARFPQRIATAGAVLLFVMPFIAITAYGLDFPLAAVALACTLAALFLTAARRPWR; encoded by the coding sequence ATGAGCAGAGTCGCCATCGGTTCGACGCAGCGGTCCCTCCCCGCTGGACGCGACCTCACCCTCGACCTCACGCGCGTCGCCTGCGTCATCCTCGTGGTGTTCGTCCACATCCTCTTCACCGGCGTCGGCCGTTCCGACGACGGGTCGTTGCTCATCGAACGAACCGTCGAACAGCAACCGTGGTTCACGGCCGCCTCCTGGATCGCGAACATCATGCCGCTGTTCTTCGTCGTCGGAGGGTACGCGGCCAGGGCAGGATGGCGCTCGGCAGCGACCAGGGGCGACTCGGCCGACACATTCATCCGGGTCCGGCTCGCCCGCCTCGCTCGGCCGGCCGTGCCGCTGCTCGTCTTCTTCACCGCGGCGCTCGGCATCGCCCGTGCACTGCACGTCGACCGAGAGCTCGTCGACACGGTCGCGATCGGCGTCGGATCTCCGCTGTGGTTCCTCGCGGCCTACATGATCGTGCAAGCGGCGGCCCCCGCCATGATCCGGATGCATCAGCGGTTCGGGGCCATGGTTCTCGCCGCCCTGCTCGTTGCGGCCCTCGCCGTCGACGCCTTCCGATTCCTCGTGGTCGGCGGGCTCCTCGGCGTCGAGCCCCTGCCGCCGACGGGCTACGGTGTCGGGCAAGAACTGTTCGGCATCCCGAACATCGTCTTCGTGTGGCTCTTCGCTCAGCAGGTCGGCTTCTTCCTCTTCGACGGCTGGTTCGCCCGCCGCAGCCGGTGGCAGCTGCTTTCGATGGTGACCGTGGGCTACGCCGCCCTGTGGGCGCTGGTCTCCGCCGGCGGATATTCGTGGAGCATGCTCGGCAACCAGTGGCCGCCCACCGCACCGATGGCTGTGCTCGCGGTCGTGCAAGCCTCGGCGCTGACCCTGCTGCACCGCCCCCTCACAGCGCTCATGCGGACCCGCGTCGCACAGGGGCTGGTGTACGTCGTCGGCTCGCGTCTGATGACGGTCTACCTGTGGCACCTCCCGCTGATCATGGTGCTCACAGGCGTCGAGCTCGTGCTGCCCGTGCCCATGCCCGCGCCCGGTGGCGCGACCTGGTGGTGGACGCGTCCGCTGTTCCTCATCGCCGTCCTCGGCGCCGTATGGGTGCTGTCGCTGTGGCTCGGCCGGTACGAACAGGCGCCGCCACCCGGTCCTGCGAGGTTCCCTCAGCGCATCGCGACCGCGGGCGCAGTGCTCTTGTTCGTCATGCCGTTCATCGCGATCACGGCATACGGTCTGGACTTCCCGCTGGCGGCGGTCGCTCTCGCATGCACGCTCGCTGCTCTCTTCCTGACTGCGGCACGTCGTCCCTGGCGATGA
- a CDS encoding MBL fold metallo-hydrolase, with protein sequence MRVTKFEHACLRIDENGETLLIDPGSFTTPVDDLGRLVAVVLTHEHPDHWTPEHLDRILRMVPDVPIYAPSGVARAAEGYDITVVTPGDIVQVGTFTMRFFGGTHAVIHTSIPLVENVGVLVNDELYYPGDSYAVPEGVDVGTLAAPIGAPWLKIGEAMDFVLAVAPRRAFGTHDMTLSVAGKTMHRQRLQWATEQHGGEFFALDPGDALDL encoded by the coding sequence ATGCGCGTCACGAAGTTCGAACATGCCTGCCTCCGCATCGATGAGAACGGCGAGACCCTGCTCATCGATCCCGGGTCGTTCACGACCCCGGTCGACGACCTCGGCCGCCTCGTCGCCGTCGTCCTCACGCACGAGCATCCGGACCACTGGACTCCGGAGCATCTCGACAGGATTCTTCGGATGGTCCCGGATGTGCCCATCTACGCGCCATCGGGCGTCGCACGCGCAGCCGAAGGGTACGACATCACCGTGGTCACCCCCGGTGACATCGTGCAGGTCGGCACCTTCACGATGCGCTTCTTCGGCGGTACGCACGCGGTCATCCACACCTCAATCCCCCTGGTCGAGAACGTCGGCGTGCTCGTGAACGACGAGCTCTATTACCCCGGCGACTCCTACGCCGTCCCCGAGGGCGTCGATGTCGGCACGCTGGCGGCCCCCATCGGCGCGCCGTGGTTGAAGATCGGCGAGGCCATGGACTTCGTGCTCGCCGTCGCACCGCGCCGCGCTTTCGGCACGCACGACATGACCCTCTCTGTCGCGGGGAAGACCATGCACCGCCAGCGTCTGCAGTGGGCCACCGAGCAGCACGGCGGCGAGTTCTTCGCGCTCGACCCCGGCGACGCGCTCGACCTCTGA
- a CDS encoding 3-hydroxyacyl-CoA dehydrogenase, giving the protein MKNITVLGTGVLGSQIAFQTAFHGFTVTAYDIDQPALDRAAERFRALAARYEAEGVDGAADGGATAALDRIRLTSDLADAVAQADLVIEAVPENLELKQGIYRTLADVAPASTIFATNSSTLLPSDLADATGRPDRFLALHFANEIWSHNTAEVMGTPATDPAVYADVVEFARQIGMVPIEIKKEKAGYLLNSLLVPFLQAAGELLVNGIAEPEAIDATWRIGTGAPKGPFEIYDIVGLTTAYNISLMGDETQQRFAALIKEQYIDKGKLGVATGEGFYTYPREN; this is encoded by the coding sequence ATGAAGAACATCACGGTTCTCGGCACCGGCGTACTCGGATCGCAGATCGCGTTCCAGACGGCGTTCCACGGTTTCACGGTCACCGCCTACGACATCGACCAGCCGGCGCTCGACCGCGCGGCGGAGCGTTTCCGCGCTCTCGCCGCACGCTACGAGGCTGAGGGCGTCGACGGCGCAGCAGACGGCGGTGCAACAGCAGCGCTCGACCGCATCCGTCTCACCTCCGATCTCGCCGACGCGGTCGCCCAGGCGGATCTCGTGATCGAGGCGGTGCCGGAGAACCTCGAACTGAAGCAGGGGATCTACCGCACGCTGGCCGATGTCGCGCCGGCGAGCACGATCTTCGCGACGAACTCGTCGACACTGCTCCCGAGTGATCTCGCCGATGCGACGGGCCGCCCCGACCGCTTCCTCGCCCTGCACTTCGCCAACGAGATCTGGTCGCACAACACCGCGGAGGTCATGGGCACCCCCGCGACCGACCCCGCCGTGTACGCCGACGTCGTCGAGTTCGCTCGGCAGATCGGGATGGTCCCGATCGAGATCAAGAAGGAGAAGGCCGGGTACCTGCTGAACTCGCTGCTCGTGCCGTTCCTGCAGGCTGCCGGCGAGCTGCTCGTCAACGGCATCGCCGAGCCGGAGGCGATCGACGCCACCTGGCGTATCGGTACGGGGGCGCCGAAGGGTCCGTTCGAGATCTACGACATCGTGGGCCTGACCACGGCGTACAACATCTCGCTCATGGGCGACGAGACGCAGCAGCGGTTCGCCGCGCTCATCAAGGAGCAGTACATCGACAAGGGCAAGCTCGGCGTCGCGACGGGTGAGGGCTTCTACACCTACCCGCGGGAAAACTGA
- a CDS encoding MFS transporter gives MSVGEPLQVIEPPAFRRDVRVHAWICVKALSDAGDALWSIALAWTAVQIAPPAIAGLVVAAGTVPRALVLLLGGVVADRSDPRRVMLLVTVLRITVLLGVTAWVLATPPSVPVLLLAAVAFGLCDAFYEPSAGTIARQLVRTSDLPAYGAIAQTATRLGTMAGAAAGGVLVAMAGLGGSAAANALTFALVASFIAVWLRPRFRLARAPRDSALRGIAQGFSHLRGNPHTRTLVIALSGLNLAVGPAVGIGIALRAHEQGWGAQSVGLLEALLGLGAALGAVAVAKWRPRHEARGGFWALMAQGACIVCMGIGPLWSTAVAAFVIGCTAGFASVLLSATFSATVDTAFLGRMGSLTRLGDDCLMPLAMACFGALATATRLWVPFALFGAAMMALMILPLRAPVFRTMTLRTDAYVNSAGAADPDRIAPAARIESSA, from the coding sequence ATGAGCGTCGGCGAACCCCTGCAGGTGATCGAGCCGCCCGCGTTCCGGCGCGACGTCCGGGTACATGCGTGGATCTGCGTCAAAGCGCTCTCCGACGCCGGCGACGCGCTGTGGAGCATCGCGCTCGCGTGGACGGCCGTGCAGATCGCCCCGCCCGCGATCGCCGGGCTCGTCGTCGCGGCCGGGACGGTGCCGCGAGCCCTCGTCCTCCTGCTCGGCGGCGTCGTGGCCGATCGTTCGGATCCACGGCGCGTCATGCTGCTCGTGACCGTGCTGCGCATCACTGTGCTGCTCGGCGTGACGGCGTGGGTGCTCGCGACGCCGCCATCCGTCCCGGTGCTGCTCCTCGCCGCCGTCGCCTTCGGACTGTGCGACGCCTTCTACGAACCATCGGCCGGCACGATCGCGCGCCAGCTCGTCCGCACGTCCGACCTCCCCGCCTACGGGGCGATCGCCCAGACCGCGACCCGGCTCGGCACGATGGCGGGAGCGGCAGCGGGCGGCGTGCTCGTCGCCATGGCGGGTCTCGGCGGGAGCGCGGCGGCCAACGCGCTGACCTTCGCCCTCGTCGCGAGTTTCATCGCTGTCTGGCTGCGCCCTCGGTTCCGCCTCGCACGCGCGCCCCGCGACTCGGCTCTGCGCGGGATCGCCCAGGGTTTCTCCCACCTGCGCGGGAACCCGCACACGCGCACGCTCGTCATCGCCCTGTCGGGGCTGAACCTCGCGGTGGGACCTGCCGTGGGGATCGGCATCGCACTGCGCGCACACGAGCAGGGATGGGGCGCGCAGTCCGTGGGGCTGCTCGAGGCACTGCTCGGGCTCGGCGCAGCCCTGGGTGCCGTCGCCGTCGCGAAGTGGCGCCCGCGGCACGAGGCGCGCGGCGGCTTCTGGGCCCTCATGGCGCAGGGGGCGTGCATCGTGTGCATGGGGATCGGCCCTCTGTGGAGCACCGCGGTCGCGGCCTTCGTCATCGGCTGCACCGCCGGTTTCGCCTCCGTGCTGCTCAGCGCCACGTTCTCGGCGACGGTGGACACGGCGTTCCTCGGGCGGATGGGATCGCTCACCCGGCTGGGAGACGACTGCCTCATGCCGCTGGCCATGGCTTGCTTCGGTGCCCTCGCGACGGCGACCCGACTCTGGGTGCCGTTCGCTCTCTTCGGAGCCGCGATGATGGCGCTGATGATCCTGCCGCTGCGGGCACCCGTGTTCCGGACGATGACACTTCGCACAGATGCTTATGTGAACTCCGCAGGGGCCGCCGATCCCGACCGCATCGCTCCCGCGGCGCGGATAGAGTCATCCGCATGA